One Sphingomonas endolithica DNA segment encodes these proteins:
- a CDS encoding FAD-dependent oxidoreductase gives MVLANPERSRPLDIAIAGCGPAGLAAALLLHRDGHRVTMFERFDRPRALGSGLMIQPTGLAVLGKLGLADTIVARGSRVDRLFGQAANSRRTVLDVRYTALSRPCFGIGIHRASLFDALHDAAMRNGIPIETGRTIVDTKEVTGGRALVFADAGNTARFDLIVDALGTRTPLAAPTGRTLAYGALWASLDWPTGAGFDPHALEQRYRAASVMAGVLPIGMPPGAARGQAALFWSIRADRVAAWRAAGLGAWKADVGSLWPATQALLEQITHPDQLTFASYAHRTVRRPVEQALIHIGDAWHSASPQLGQGANMALLDAYALMLGLRRGASVGHGLALASKLRRRHVLLYQALTDMFTPVYQSDSYVLPLLRDWLVGPLSTIWPATRIQAALVAGLVGNPLRPLGLE, from the coding sequence ATGGTGCTTGCCAACCCGGAACGATCGAGGCCGCTCGATATCGCCATTGCCGGCTGCGGACCGGCGGGGCTCGCCGCTGCCCTGCTGCTGCACCGCGACGGCCACCGCGTGACGATGTTCGAACGCTTCGATCGTCCACGCGCCCTCGGCTCCGGGTTGATGATCCAGCCGACCGGCCTCGCCGTGCTGGGCAAGCTGGGATTGGCGGACACCATCGTCGCGCGCGGATCGCGCGTCGACCGACTGTTCGGCCAGGCCGCCAACAGCCGTCGTACGGTACTCGACGTGCGCTATACCGCGCTCAGCCGCCCCTGCTTCGGCATCGGCATCCACCGCGCCAGCTTGTTCGACGCGCTCCACGATGCCGCGATGCGCAACGGCATCCCGATCGAAACAGGCCGCACGATCGTCGACACCAAGGAAGTGACCGGCGGGCGCGCGCTGGTCTTTGCCGACGCCGGCAACACGGCACGCTTCGACCTGATCGTCGATGCGCTCGGCACGCGCACGCCGCTTGCCGCACCGACGGGGCGGACGCTGGCCTATGGTGCGCTTTGGGCAAGCCTCGACTGGCCCACAGGCGCAGGCTTCGATCCCCATGCGCTGGAGCAACGCTATCGCGCCGCCAGCGTCATGGCCGGCGTACTGCCGATCGGCATGCCGCCCGGTGCCGCACGCGGCCAAGCGGCGCTCTTCTGGTCGATCCGGGCCGACCGCGTCGCCGCTTGGCGTGCGGCCGGGCTCGGCGCGTGGAAGGCAGATGTCGGCTCCTTATGGCCAGCCACGCAGGCGCTGCTCGAACAGATCACGCATCCCGATCAACTGACCTTCGCCAGCTACGCGCACCGCACGGTGCGTCGACCGGTGGAACAGGCGCTGATCCATATCGGCGACGCCTGGCATTCGGCGAGCCCGCAGCTCGGCCAGGGTGCCAACATGGCGCTGCTCGATGCCTATGCGCTCATGCTCGGGCTCCGCCGCGGCGCGAGTGTCGGACACGGACTCGCTTTGGCGAGCAAACTCCGCCGCCGCCATGTCCTGCTCTATCAGGCACTCACCGACATGTTCACGCCGGTCTATCAGTCGGACAGTTACGTCCTGCCGTTGCTGCGCGACTGGCTGGTGGGGCCGCTGTCGACGATCTGGCCGGCGACACGTATCCAGGCCGCGCTGGTCGCCGG